A region of Streptomyces sp. WMMC500 DNA encodes the following proteins:
- a CDS encoding RNA polymerase sigma factor SigF, producing the protein MQPFSARTAPPAPAPVPKAAPAPAPATAPAQAPAQPPAPASATPPAPGSPAPGRPAVAGPAPAPGPAPGDSGGPADPGSTGSSGPSSHAADPGDPGEPEEPRKPDSRALTRALFAQLATLEPGTPEHSRVRTALIEANLPLVRYAAARFRSRNEPMEDVLQVGTIGLIHAIDRFDPARGVQFPTFAMPTVVGEIKRYFRDNVRTVHVPRRLHELWAQVSGATEDLTVRHGRAPTTAEIAAHLKVGEDEVRACREAGRSYYATSLEAAQEGDGMPGLLDRLGYEDPALAGVEHRDLVRHLLVQLPEREQRILMLRYYRNMTQSQISAELGLSQMHVSRLLSRSFARLRSANRIDS; encoded by the coding sequence GTGCAGCCGTTCTCCGCGCGTACCGCCCCGCCCGCCCCCGCGCCGGTCCCGAAGGCGGCCCCGGCCCCAGCCCCGGCCACAGCTCCGGCCCAGGCTCCGGCTCAGCCGCCGGCTCCGGCTTCCGCGACGCCCCCCGCGCCCGGGTCGCCGGCCCCCGGCCGCCCGGCCGTGGCCGGGCCCGCTCCGGCGCCCGGCCCCGCCCCCGGCGACTCCGGCGGCCCAGCCGATCCCGGCAGCACCGGCAGCTCCGGTCCCTCCAGCCACGCCGCCGATCCCGGCGACCCCGGCGAGCCCGAAGAGCCCCGTAAACCGGACTCCCGCGCCCTCACCCGCGCCCTCTTCGCCCAGCTCGCCACCCTCGAACCCGGCACCCCCGAGCACTCCCGCGTCCGTACCGCGCTCATCGAGGCCAACCTCCCCCTCGTCCGCTACGCCGCCGCCCGCTTCCGCAGCCGCAACGAGCCCATGGAGGACGTCCTCCAGGTCGGCACCATCGGCCTCATCCACGCCATCGACCGCTTCGACCCGGCCCGCGGTGTGCAGTTCCCCACCTTCGCCATGCCCACCGTGGTCGGCGAGATCAAACGTTACTTCAGGGACAACGTGCGCACCGTCCACGTCCCCCGCCGGCTGCACGAGCTGTGGGCCCAGGTCAGCGGCGCCACCGAGGACCTGACCGTACGGCACGGCCGCGCGCCCACCACCGCCGAGATCGCCGCGCACCTGAAGGTCGGCGAGGACGAGGTACGGGCCTGCCGCGAGGCGGGGCGCTCGTACTACGCCACCTCCCTCGAAGCCGCCCAGGAGGGCGACGGCATGCCGGGGCTGCTGGACCGGCTCGGGTACGAGGACCCGGCGCTGGCCGGCGTCGAGCACCGCGACCTCGTACGCCATCTCCTCGTCCAACTGCCGGAGCGCGAACAGCGCATCCTCATGCTGCGCTACTACCGCAACATGACCCAGTCCCAGATCAGCGCCGAGCTCGGGCTGTCCCAGATGCACGTGTCGCGGCTGCTGTCGCGCAGCTTCGCGCGGCTGCGATCCGCAAACCGGATCGATTCCTAA
- a CDS encoding nucleoside deaminase — protein MTEAGGEGESGPYEELWAPPMRAALAEAERAPATGDVPVGAVVVGPVDASGASYEALIEAPPRGRILARARNEREATGDPTAHAEILALRAAAAELGGWRLTGCTLVVTLEPCTMCAGAAVLARVDRVVYGARDPKTGAAGSLWDVLRDRRLNHRPEVIPHVLAPDSTALLTAFFRTGPAADGPRP, from the coding sequence CTGACGGAGGCCGGCGGAGAAGGGGAGAGCGGCCCGTACGAGGAGCTGTGGGCACCCCCGATGCGGGCGGCCCTGGCGGAGGCGGAGCGCGCCCCGGCGACGGGGGACGTCCCGGTGGGCGCGGTGGTCGTGGGCCCTGTCGACGCGTCCGGGGCCTCGTACGAGGCCCTGATCGAGGCACCCCCCCGGGGCCGGATCCTGGCCAGGGCCAGGAACGAGCGGGAGGCGACGGGCGACCCCACGGCCCACGCGGAGATCCTGGCGCTGCGCGCCGCGGCGGCGGAGCTGGGCGGCTGGCGGCTGACGGGCTGCACGCTGGTCGTCACGCTGGAACCCTGCACGATGTGCGCGGGCGCCGCGGTCCTCGCCCGCGTCGACCGCGTCGTCTACGGCGCCCGCGACCCCAAGACGGGCGCGGCAGGCTCCCTCTGGGACGTACTCCGCGACCGCCGCCTGAACCACCGCCCCGAGGTCATCCCCCACGTCCTCGCCCCGGACTCCACCGCCCTGCTCACCGCCTTCTTCCGCACCGGCCCGGCGGCGGACGGCCCGCGCCCGTAA